The Zea mays cultivar B73 chromosome 7, Zm-B73-REFERENCE-NAM-5.0, whole genome shotgun sequence DNA segment ctcgagaccggggggtcccaaagccgacgagtgagtgtgccgcgtgccccagcccagatgggtcgagcgcgtgggcgagcgcgaagggggaagcgaggtggccggagacgggcgtgagagaggtggaaatcccgcggccttcgtgttcgtcccgcgcccaggtcgggtgcgcttgcagtagggggttacaagcatccacgcgggtgagggaagcgagcggccccaagagagcgcctgtcccgtcctcgtccccgcgcggccaaccttctctaagaaggccctggtccttccttttataggcgtaaggagaggatccaggtgtacaatggggatgtagcagagtgctacgtgtctagcgaagggagagctagcgccctaagtacatgccaatgtggcagccggagagatcttggcaccctgctggtgtgatgtcgtggctgtcggaggagcaacggagcctggcggagggacagctgtcggagcggttgagtccttgctgacgtccccctgcttccgtaagggagctgagagccgccgttgtcacaaggctagcggggcaccatcattgcctatctggcggagctagccagatgggacaccggtcttgttctctgcggcccgagtcggctcggggtagggtgatgatggcgcttcctgttgacgtggctggcctgtgccctaggtagggcgacgtggaggctcctccaaagccgaggtcgagtctgtcttccatgaccgaggctgagcccgagcccctgggtcgggcgaggcggaggttgttcggcagaggccagggcggagtccgagccctgggtcgggcggagcggagttcgccgtcttctggggcttagcccgagtccgcctgggtcgggcggagcggagttcgccgtcttccggggcctagcccgagtccgagccctgggtcgggcggagcggagttcgccgtcttccggggcctagcccgagtccgagccctgggtcgggcggagcggagttcgccgtcttccggggcttaggccgagtccgagccctgggtcgggcggagcgaagttcgccgtcttccggggcctagcccgagtccgagccctgggtcgggcggagcggagtttcctatggcgcctttggcaaggcctgactgcctgtcagtctcactctgtcaagtggcactgcagtcggagtggcgcaggcggcgctgtccttctgtcagaccggtcagtggagcggcgaagtgacggcggtcacttcggctctgccggggggcgcgcgtcaggataaaggtgtcaggccacctttgcgttaaatgctcctgcgactcggtcggtcggtgcggtgatttagtcagggttgcttcttagcgaaggcaaggcctcgggcgagccggagatgtgtccgccgtttaaaggggggcctcgggcgagacggaaatccctcggggtcggctgcccttgcccgaggctaggctcgggcgaggcgtgatcgagtcgctcgtatggactgatccctgacttaatcgcacccatcaggcctctgcagctttatgctgatgggggttaccagctgagaattaggcgtcttgagggtacccctaattatggtccccgacacccctCAAGTTAAAATCATGCATCAATAGTACGACAACAATACAAATCCGGTGTGCATACTACAGAACAGGAATGTAGGCATTACCTTAATTAAAAAAGTAATGTGCTAGTATTAGTAGTACCTTCTAGGGTTGAGTCTTCCTCAACACCCTTGTATGTCCAGTGGCATGATGCAATGATGTTCTCAGACGCATATCTTGCGATATTTATTTATAACCAGTCAAAAAACTCAGAGAGTAATCTTACTTTACGAAGGATTTACAACATGAAGAAAATTATGAAAATTACTGTATTAATCAACGAAAAAACACTCGATGCAACAACATACAAAGATCAATTAAATGCCCAAGCACAAAAAATCTGAATGTGAAGCAAAGCATATATACATATCTGGACATACAGTCTCGTTCTTGCCGCATGCTTCCCAGCTGGACACTTCTCCGACCATTCTCTGTGCTACCGAGCGAATAAAGGTCTGAATAATTAACATTTagcttctctctttctctctatcTATAGAAAACTCTTATCCTAGTTCCATATCATTATGTTTTTCTTCAGTGTGTCGATGTAACCGGCTACGCTGTCTCCATAGAAGTCGTCTTTAGTCGGCTAGATGATGCTGACGTTCCAAACCGGGCAATTAGTGAACAAAACAGAGCATGCCCTAGCATCCAGGTTCCTATAGATTTCAAGATCATGACTGATGATATCCAATATTTGACGTACGTACATAGTGTAAAACAGTCTTCCTTGCGTACCAGTGGAAGTCGATGGTGTTCCCTCCTTTGTCGGAGTGAAGTGGCTATGGAGTACAGGTAGTAGTTGTGTTAGCAGTCAGTAGCATGAGCGATCAGCCACATTGTTGATCTGATCAAACACACCAAATAGAGCACATCAAACCTTGCTTGCGGTTTGTACTACCTAGTGTATGTCTCTGATGAAGTGCGAGAGGAACATGAGCGCTTGTGTTATATTATCTGCACTACAGAAAAGCAACGTTCATGACTGTTAATGACAAATTGTCTAAAACTTTGCAGAACTGGAGCATGCACATACGAGTAGTAGAGTagcgacattacattatgggggaGAAGATCTCCCATAGGTGGGGAGCTGGGAGGTACAGTTGTTGATGGCGCCCACGACGCACATGCCCTTGACACCATCCTTGTCTTTGTAGTCCCCTGACGAAACAGAAAAAACGACGCATGACGACCATGAGCACAAGATTGCGTGTCAGATTCATCTTGGAACGAGGGGCGTGGTCGCTTACCGTCGTAGTTGTAGGTGCAGAGGAAGTAAGAAGAATTCGTTAATTACTGTTATAGAGAATAAAATGAAGTAGATGGCTTAATCTAGGCTGTCGAATGTCATTATCATAAGGCATATCCACTATGCTGCAAGCCTGGAACCTTTTATTCACGTAAAGCAAGCATGTGATGTGAACTCTGTCATGCTAGCTTCATACAAGTTACACACACTCAAAGAAGTTGCCAGAAAACCAACATTTTTGTCTCTTGTATCTAGTCTTGCACTGGGGGCCGCATTGGTTCCCCTCGCGCTCATACTCATAGCATGGGCGATAGATAGGGAAGGCACACTCATTGCAGGCAACAAAGACATCGCCAGTGGCTAAAACACCTATAGAGTCACCACAAATCTGGCAGACCTACCCATTCGCACTCTTTGTGGGCTTAGCCTGCATTAGCGAGATAACGACAAAGTCAGCACACATGCAATCAGAAATTCAGCATTAGAGGATACCTCAGTGACTCATGCACTTTACTGGTGAGCAACAGACTGTAAAATCAACCTGCGATCAAGTGTCTATTAGTCTTGAAGTCGAGGCTAAGATCAAAATGCCAGGAAGGTAATTTCGAATTTACATAAGATGAACTAATTCAATGGTGTAGTAGTCATAAACAAAGACACGCTGCAGCAGGGAAAAGAAGGATCTAATTCACCGTCGGTCCATGGTAATTATGACAAGGAATTGTTGAGGCATGGGTAAACACAGGGATCTAAACAATCTGAGGCTCCATTTCACTGGATCTCCAAGACagcgaaacatgaacaatatatCATTACCTATTGCTGATTTGGCAACTGTTCGAAGAATTGGACCGAGCACGAACAATTCAGAAATTGCCAGGAGGACATGTCTGATCTGGTGACTTACACGGCGCAATGGAAGCATCGCTGAAATGGATAGGCAAAATCTACGAGCAGAGACACGCAGAAGCGCCCGCATTTGAGGGGCGAACCCCAAGCGTTAGACTAAAGACTAACACCTCGACCCAGATCCAGCGACAGACGCGCGCGCACGACATGAGCCGCTAGAAACTGAATCTGAAGCAGGCAGCGAGGGCGACACTGGATTGGCTGGATGTACCGAGCCCGGCGCATCGCCGTCATGGCGGATCATGACGAACTCATTGCGGTTGTGCGAGCCCGCCACCATCCCCATTTTGATCAGCAAACCACACCAGCAAGCGCCCATGAGAAGACGGATCGCGGCCGATCAGACCCACCGCTCCTGCGTCGGTTGGGAAATCAAAGTCGCGGTCGGAtctgggcgagcagggcgcgaaTCCGGGCATGGCGGCGACAATGGCGAGTCGATCAGAAGAGGAGCGGGCGAGATCAAGGCGGTGGTGCTCGTGCCCCTCCGGTCTCGCTTTGGGCTGGTTCGGGGGTGGCTGCAGGGTTCCACGGGTCGCGCTAGGTGGGCGTGCGGCATGTgtcgggcgggcgcgcgggattGCGGCGTGCGGGCGGTTCGCCATGGTCGCGGCGGGATTTGCGGGCTTGCGGTGTGCGGGCGGGAGGACGGTTCGCCTTGGTCGCGGCGGGGTTTGCATGTTTGCGGCGTGCGGGTGGGCGGGCGTagggaggcgggggcagtctacagtaagttcttaatagttagtagagattattGTTTCTATATGTCTATATCAATCATAGCTGAATGTCCGtgtgttgcaacgggaatatataataccattatactacgataacttatatataaaatatgtgttataccgttatgagaaaatgtttcataatcaatttgtgattctgaccatacataaattttgttatttataatctatatgtttcaccactacattgcaaccatcagtatcatgcagacttcgatatatgtcacgatttgcatggtctcattattggagagcacgtttcacacatactggaagaaattccctcgtacatcgttagtcatcggacacgtaccaccatacgcttttgcttaaagaAAAAGGTAggtgtgtgtttgcaagactaatggtcaaacatcgtataaccataaagttagaatactatattaatatattaaataaattaatccaatagacatagattaacccaattaacataggataaataaatatctaattataaaagtatgtaacatggtataatcaatgttgttactgcgtagtaaatattcatacgagactaacacaactggaacggttcaatttggaattaaaatggggaagttacgaatttctaaagtttctatgtatttgatataggattaattaggaaatcaattttattgttgttttcatgacaaaacagaggtattatgtgataaaaataatattatagaattatagaaattggaatgaactcatttggatttaatatgaaatttccatgaattaaatgggtttctgcaattatttttaaactaaaaatcaatttctaaactccttttccctattttctttatttcctggaccgcgtcccaaattccagaaagatcaggggccaagctataaatgtttttctagactcagtgagcatacagagtgaacggcgggttaaacacaaaaaaaagtcttagttgaagttgtacacaattcaaCTTGAGTCACGTTGGTTAGAGGGTGGAAGGCTAGGCATTCTTCTTAATAGATCCAAGGTTCGATCCCTCAGCAGCCATGGTTTGATTTTTTTTTCTGCGCGCGGAACGGGGGAGGCAGAACGGTAGAACACGGGAGGGCAGAACGAcagactactcttaccttcttacTTCTTAATagttgtgtgcccgtgcgttgcaacggggacatataataCCATTGATAGCTTATGTACGTTGGGATGAGCATCGACATATATCTGACCGGATCTTCTTCTTCCTTTGGGATCTGGAGAAAAGCATGTTCGGAAGCCAAACATGTTAAGACCTGATCATGTGCTGCCCTTGTGTCTCTAATCATCATCAGCACACTGTTCAACGTTTGTATGAGTCTTGTTAATTTGCATACCTCGTGCATAGTCTCTCAACCATCAATTCATTATGGTATACAGAATTTGTGTGAGTTGTGACAAACATTATCAAATTCATATAAATTATTTTAAAGAATCAATATAGAGTTTTATATGATAGAGAAATACATGTTGATTAAAAAATGCTAAACAAAAGATCTAAAATATAATAGTTTGATCAAGTTGCATAAGATGTACAATTTTCTAATTGCTTCTGCATTTGGAAGTCCATGCAGGCGGTAGGGCGGTAGGGTGGGCGGGAGGGCGGTTCACCATGGTCGCGGTGGGATTTGCGGGCTTGCGGTGTGCGGGCGGGAGGATGGTTCGCCTTGGTCGCGGCGGGGTTTGCAGGTTTGCGGCGTGCGGGTGGGCGGGCGTAGGGAGGCGGGGGCAATCTACAGTAagttcttaatagttagtagagattactGTTTCTATATGCCTATATCAATcatagctgaatgcccgtgcgttgcaacgggaatatataatgccagtatactacgataacttatatacaaaatatgtgttataccgttatgagaaaatgttttataatcaatttgtgattctgaccatacataaattttattatttataatctatctgtttcaccactacattgcaaccatcagtatcatgcagacttcgatatatgccacaaataccggaagaaattccctcgtacatcgttagtcatcggacACATATCACCATacacttttgcttaaacaaaaaggtaagtgtgtgtgtttgcaagactaatggtcaaacatcgtataaccataaagttagaatactatatgaatatattaaataaattaatccaatagacatagattaacccaaataacataggataaataaatatctaattataaaagtatgaaacatggtataatcaatgttgttactgtgtagtaaatattcatacgagactaacacaactggaacagttcaatttggaattaaaatggggaagttacgaatttccaaagtttctatgtatttgatatatgattaattagaaaatcaattttattgttgttttcatgacaaaacagaggtattatgtgataaaaataatattatagaattatagaaattggaatgaacttatttggatttaatatgaaatttccatgaattaaataggtttctgcaattatttttaaactaaaaatcaatttctaaactcattttccctattttctttatttcctggactgcgtaccaaattccagaaagatcaggggttaagctataaatgtttttctagactcagtgagcatacagagtggacagcgggttaaacacaaaagacgtCTTAGCTGAAATTGTACACAATTCAATATGAGTCACgttggctagagggtggaaggctagatattctgctcaatagatccaaggttcGATCCCTCAGCAGCCATGGTTTAATTTTTTTCTGCGCGCGGAACGGGAgagggcagaacggcagaacgcgggagggcagaacggcagactactcttaccttcttaatctatactacttattaagaaggtaagagtagtctgccgttctgccctctcccgtgttctgccgttctgccctcCCCCGTTTCGCGCGCAGAAAAAAAATCAAACCGTGGCTGCTTACGGATTgaaccttggatctattgagtagaatgcctagccttccaccctctaaccaacatgactcatgttgaattgtgtacaacttcaactaagAATTTATTTGTgtttaacccgccgtccattctgtatgctcactgagtctagaaaaacatttatagcttggtccctgatctttctggaatttggaACGCAGTctaggaaataaagaaaatagggaaaatgagtttagaaattgatttttagtttaaaaataattgcagaaacccatttaattcatggaaatttcatattaaatccaaataagttcattccaatttctataattctataatattattttttatcacataatacctatgttttgtcatgaaaacaacaataaaattgatttcctaattaatcctatatcaaatacatagaaactttggaaattcgtagcttccccattttaattctaAATTGAACTGTttcagttgtgttagtctcgtatgaatatttactacgcagtaacaacattgattataccatgtttcatacttttataattagatatttatttattctatgttaattgggttaatctatgtctattggattaatttatttaatatattaatatagtattctaactttatggttatacgatgtttgaccattcGTCTTGCAAatacacacacttacctttttgtttaagcaaaagcgtatggtggtacgtgtccgatgactaacgatgtacgagggaatttcttccggtatgtgtgaaacatgctctccaataatgagaccatgcaaatcgtgacatatatcgaagtctgcatgatactgatggttgcaatatagtggtgaaacagatagattatgaataacaaaatttatgtatggccagaatcacaaattgattatgaaacattttcgcataacggtataacacatattttatatataagttatcgtagtatactgatattatatatttccgttgcaacgcacgggcattctgcTAGTAAGTAGTATAGATAAGTAGTATAGACTTCGAGCCATATAATCTAGACGTCAGGTTATGGCACTAGTCCATATAGTTTAAAACTGATTTTAGTTCCACTCAAAATCTAAACATGTTAAAAAAATACAGAGTAAAAAACAGAGATAGAGGAGGCACTAGATTACAAATATAGACGTTATCCACCCAGTACCGTTCCCGTGTGTTTTTTTTCTCTCTCGGAAACTCTTGACTGTTGACACTATCCATACGCGGATTCCCGTCCCCACAACGTGTGGTGCGCGGCCCGCCCAAAATCCACCACCCCGGCGCTCCACCACATCGCAGCTCCCCTTCGATGTCGCACGCCCGCGCCTCCCCGCTGTGGCGCTGTCCCCTCCCTGGCACCCACCCTCACAAAGCATCAGCCTCTCCAATCAGACGCGAGCCACCCACCGCGCGACCTCAGGGTGCCTGTGCCTGCTCCCGCTGTTCCTTCCTCATGGCCACCGCCTGCCACCTCGCCGCGCCGCTCGGCCTCGCCCCGTTGCCCCGCGGCTGCGCCTCTGCTGGCGTCGTGGCCGTCGTCCGGTGCGGTGAGATCGAACACCTTCGCCGCCCGTCTCGCCGCATCCCTGCTCTTCTACTCCTAGTGCTTACGCTAGCTGCTGACTATTAGCGGCTTTCGCTTGTTAGCTCGGTCGTCAGGCTCCAAGATCCCGAGAGGCGTTGCTGTCAGGGCGACGTCCGGCGGCGAGGGCGCCACGGAGGAGGTGCCGGAGATTGTGAAGGCTGCGCAGGACGCGGTCAGCATCCCCACATCCCCTTACTAGTTGCTACTACCGCGTCCTTAATGAGTTGCTGCGCAATGTGCATTACCGTGAGCGTTGTTTCTAGGCAGTGGGACAAAGTTGAGGACAAGTACGCCGTGGCCACCATCGGTGTCGCTGCCATCGTCGCGCTCTGGACGGTAGTAGGTGCCATCAAGGTACATGACCATGTTTTACATCTTGTTCTTCGCTTGAGTTCAAATACATAAAGCTACAAGGATTCTCTTTTCCTGCGAGCTCAGGCCATCGACAAGCTTCCTCTTCTGCCTGGTGTCCTTGAGATTGTTGGAATTGGGTATACAGGGGTAAGTTCTCAAGCATTCCTACTCGCATAGACTCTGTTCTGTGGTATTGACGAACTTGTGAAATGTGTTGATGATGCAGTGGTTCACATACCGTAACCTCGTCTTCCAGCCAGACAGGTGAGGAACACTGTTCTTGCGATCCCCTTTTATTGTGTTACAGTTTTTTTATTCTGTACGCCCTTGTCTTTCTTATTCCGACAAATATCATATTGTTcctttctccccccccccccccccccccccccccctgtaaCTTAAAAATAATCGCAAGTCATGACCCGATATCAGATAGCTTATCTTCTGAATCAGTAAACTTTTCAGTTATGCAAGACATGTCTTGTCTTGCTTTTGGCAGATATGATCTTTGATGACTCTTTTGATGCTGATATGGCTTTACGTTATGTCATCAGTCGTGGCACGAAAAGATGTAATGATTTATGCTTCAGTCTCTACTGAAAATAACATCTTCAGGGACATGTTGCTTTTTTAGAGATGATCTTGTACTGATTATTTTGTTACGAACTTCTCTCTAACCAAATCATCTTCACAACACAAAGACAGAAAACTCTTCTCCTGTGTATCTAGTAGTAGAAAAAAATACTATCGATACTATGCTTGCATAAATTAAAGAGTAAGAACTGGCTATAGTTTGGTAGATTTCCATTTATATTCTTATCAAGTTCTGTGCACTGATGGATTACATACTCGCAGGGAGGCTCTGATCGGCAAAATCAAGAGCACTTACAAAGAAATCACCGGGAGCAGCAACTGATCGAACATCATTTACAAGATGGGTTCTTAAGCATATGGTAGAATTGCATCCGTAAGCACTGAAGCTGCCATGCAAGTGAAAGTGCTTCTGGTCCCGACCTCAGTCAGAGAAAAAAAACTCTGCAGTTGAGCAAGCCGTTTTACTTTGTTTCAGTGTAATATTTATGACGTATTCCCAGTTCTTTTTCCGGACTACTGTTTACTACGAAAATCCCGATCTGTGTAAAAATGTGCTGCAACAAATTCAAAAGAAAACACAAATAGTACAACCTCATGATGTTCGTAATAGTCTGTTAATTTTTTGTGGTACAAACAAAGTACAAATCACGAACGTTTCAGAATAAGCACAGGTAGAAAGTAGAGATGGTAATGGGTAAATACTATCGGTTATTATTATCTCATACGCATACCCTTACTAAAAAATAGCCCCGTCAGGTCACCTATATCCActggtgggtatggatttaccctCGTACCCATATCTATTTGGGTATGAGTTATCCGTTGGGTCACACATACCCATAAAGATTAAATATTTACATTATATAAATGTCAAGTATATCTATATAAATATCATTATAAAATTTCTAGCATTATTCAATTATCTATTCAATAACACCatagataattggataaagtagcaACACTAGGACATTACCACATAACACATTATATGTTCCATCACACGATCATCAAATAGTTGTTAAGCCTTTTATGACATTATCACCCAAAAGATTGTTAAATAGTCAAAAGAGATGAATGACTAAAACCTAAGTTCATGCTtttgggctaagtttatattgggtattttatacccacgggttaaagGGTATGAGTGAGGGCGAAACATTCTAATACCCGTTTATCATTGGGTGAAAGTTTTTTGCCCAATAAAAGACCATGGGTAGAACACTTAGTCCATATATATAACCTAatagagtaaatacccatcggatatcgggtcgcgggtacccattaCCATCTATATAAAAAGGACATGCAATATACTTTTTCGGGAGAGAACTCATGTAGGCCTCCTCCTTGCCTGAAGACGTTTAGGGTATATTTAATAACAATGTCTCTCAAAACTGTGATTTTACAGTAGTAAATTTTGCAATTACCATAATAATATTATAGTTCTGACAAACTTTAAAAATATTAGCTGATATAATGTTGTAAACTATTGTATTTAGTCAACATATATTTGTGAAACATATTATATATTTctgaacggagggagtattataTAGTCACCACAACGTACAGAGCTCTCAATTAGACATGACAATGGGTACCCGCGGCCCGATATTCGATGGGTATTTATTTCATTAGGACATGCAtatgggctaaatattctactcGTGGGTCTGTTACAAGGGGAAAAAATTCACCCAATGGGAAAACGGGTATTAGAACATTCCGCCCTCACATACCCGTTAACTTGTGGATATAAAATACacaatataaacttagcccaaaAGCATAAACTTGGGCTtcattgatctatcttttttacatTTTGACAACCTTTTGGGCCATAGTGTCATAGAAGGCTTAATGACTAGttgatgaccatgtaatggaacatgtaatgtgctatATGGTGCTATCCTAATGTtgctactttatccaattatctttggtgttgttgaatgtatagttaaatgatgctagaaattttgtaatgttATTTAGATGGATATAATTGACATTTGTATAATGTGCCATTTTGATAGAagtttaatttttgtgggtacgggtgacccatacgctacatgggtatgggtatgaggGTAAATCCGTATCTACCTGTGTATATGGGTGATCCGACGAGATTTTTTTGTGTGGTGGGTATGAGTATAGATAGTAATATCTTGTGGTTATTTACCTATTGTCATCTCTACTCTCAATCCAGCATATCCATGTCATCAGCAAACGGGGGCCCTTGGATCTCCCACGTGTACCTTGTAGATCCTAGTGACGCCAACCAATAAACTATGGTCTACGATCGCCAACGACGGCTATGAATCTGGGACCGGGAGTGGCTCTGTGCCTCCCGGACTTTGCGCGACCTCCCTTAGGCTAGCTCCAACAAATAGGTGTATAtggttgaaaggatcacgatgcccaagaggggaggtgaattgggcttttctaaaaatcaacactaattaaaacctaagcaagagcccaacttcaccccaacaactagcactaagaatataatactagaaatgcaacaatgctaagacaatacttcaaatacttgctaaacaaatacacaatgtaaagtgcttgaattaagtgcggaatg contains these protein-coding regions:
- the LOC100283753 gene encoding uncharacterized protein LOC100283753 yields the protein MATACHLAAPLGLAPLPRGCASAGVVAVVRCARSSGSKIPRGVAVRATSGGEGATEEVPEIVKAAQDAWDKVEDKYAVATIGVAAIVALWTVVGAIKAIDKLPLLPGVLEIVGIGYTGWFTYRNLVFQPDREALIGKIKSTYKEITGSSN